In a single window of the Clarias gariepinus isolate MV-2021 ecotype Netherlands chromosome 16, CGAR_prim_01v2, whole genome shotgun sequence genome:
- the smg1 gene encoding serine/threonine-protein kinase SMG1 isoform X4, producing the protein MSRKALGSRLSSAQKLHRNWNDWQPRGDSTSASQEGVKCSVSREHSSSAAVYEPAHSEQPGTPPLHHDTYATHSSLEEGGVYDADGGHSENTFGWKSLGQELRINDVTVDLSSFQHGHRALAAKDMRKSQDRPQAHSDESRLANLLRRVSREDDRDRRLATLKQMRELIVHSENKVVLVKQLDTILSTLNDILNESSKLLHELRQEAACCLGLLCAALSYEAEKIFKWMFMKFSGCSKDEVKLLYLVAVYKALETAGEKKAFSPVMQLVMSSLQSILENLDTPELLCQSVKCILLVARCYPHVFSTNFRDTVDILVGWHIDHTQKQALTLQVSGWLQSLEQFWVADLAFSTTLLGQFLEDMEAYAEDLSHVVSGEAVDEDVPPPAVSLPKLAALLRVFSTVVRSIGERFNPIRGPPITEAYVTDVLNRVLTCITTAKQVYFSEAVLTAGNECVCVLLTSMDSSSQLSGAVISYGLDQLESCRSCSAEYSMAVLNLLTLIVDQINTKLPATFVEKLLSPNSQLLELRFHREREVMVAAHSVYQAVLSLKNIPILEAAYKLVLGEMGCAVNSLLAPLGLPPACPSIQHTAFAQLQLRPDRAEFVLIFNLSTLTTIGNTKNSLIGMWALSPTVFALLSQNLVLVHNELAVHYPAVQYAVLYTLYSHCTRHDHFISSSLSSSSPSLFDGAVISTVTTATKKHFSTLLSLLGSLLSKDHLNPEARKLLLTWSLEVCVMMKKSETYSPLFSLPSFQRFCKGILSNALHEDPTVCLQTCSSLQVLSSSLPMELLQRCVDVCRVQLVHSTVRVRQAFGKLLRSVPLHVALSSNRSSSEIHEISLAIRRHMSKAPSNTFHPQDFSDLISFILYGTVHRGGKEPWLERLYHSCQRLEKRECAVVPRSLLKTEAVLWQWAVWEAAQFTVLSKLRTPLGRAQDTFQTIEGMIRSLAAHSLNSEQELSQWSGGESDEGHHTNQLRLALLLQFLENLEKLMYNAYEGCANALTAPPKGIRTFFYTNRQTCQDWLTRIRLALMRVGLMSGQPAVTIRHGFDLLTEIKNSSSQGPEMEVPITMLVEALCELRCPEAIQGLAAWSLTHMGKSLAWVGSVALQAEGKFEKAALEYQEQLCAVTGVDCSIKGFDRSLLKLSNSSTGNSSSPKHTANGDVKKTVLLKSSECSPEVLNFLANKACECYVSLSDWASVQEWQASMMALKKNSNSSATVNLKTDFNYIKALSRFEDGDFPECRAQLELLPGEDYGLLNSNTKDKLDLKRLLPAVLSPDPSELQKAIEVQLLRSAVGAITSASHEQDQKVLPSSDTLVKYLKQTGRIALGPLRLSTLTLCDTLPTLGTLQLHCASSLETSLCSQHPSEECLVPLYSEALSTCKQQDVQPWLHALRYSTFQREMFLKLRGSSGPVDSHLVELCLTAVKFARKQGNIALATRLLAQCSKPSTDDTEDSDLVQGFRQLSLEGVVAEKWGPELKIERAKVLFTAGQSVSAMEMLSSCALSYCRSGKCERAACRSILTLCKWLLADWKDLTPQLKQVVKRNSSSPPTALGKNVAALLELPVEEQGILRITTETTVSVGVGEADFVLGQLYQLSASQAPEVAKSWAALASWAYRWGRKVVDNASQGEGVPLLPGEKKEIEELLPTGTSNEDKEMIFSILGQAMCRPAGIQDEDMALQNEEDDEDDMVDVIWRQLLSSCPWLAEVEEGVTEGLIRVWRRVVDRIFSLYRVSCRAYFTFLKLNAGQTPIDEDDPKLLLNPQNSKQSNDDVIVMATLRLLRLLVKHAGELREGLELGLASTPTAPWRGIIPQLFSRLNHPEAYIRQSICSLLCRVAQDSPHLILYPAIVGSISLGGEAQTAGTKLPSALPTLLGNMPDEALCGGESEGVSPPASQESGRGDELGLCSMEDQAMMQDCYSKIVDTLSGANPTMVQQVQMLVGELRRVTVLWDELWLGVLQQQHMHVLRRIQQLEDEVKRVQNNNTLRKEEKVAIMREKHSALMRPVVFALDHVRSITAAAAETPHETWFQGMYGDALHNALERLRNPQNPANPANSWVPFKQIMLSLQQRAQKRASYLLRLEEISPRLASMSHTEMALPGEVSATDTITIHNVGSTITILPTKTKPKKLYFLGSDGKNYPYLFKGLEDLHLDERIMQFLSIVNTMFTKVNQQESPRFHARHYSVTPLGTRSGLIQWVDGATPLFGLYKRWQQREAVLQAQKAQDSFQQPQNLPMVPRPSELYYSKIGPALKVVGLSLDVSRRDWPLSVMRDVLRELMETTPPNLLAKELWCSCTTPSEWWRVTQSYARSTAVMSMVGYIIGLGDRHLDNVLIDMTTGEVVHIDYNVCFEKGKSLRVPEKVPFRMTHNIETALGVTGVEGIFRLSCEQVVQMMRRGRETLLTLLEAFVYDPLVDWTAGGEVGFAGAVYGGGGQQAENKQSKREMERDITRSLFSSRVAEIKVNWFKNRDEMQAVLPQVEMAVEEYLSLQEQLAQVDKVQGKLLEEMEFLEGAESRVDHPVHTLEHRYSEHTQLQSRQRTVQDAIQSKLSDLDQWISQYQAAFGSLEATQLASLLQEISSPIDLGPPSYVPATAFLQNAGQAHLISQCEALEAEVSALLQQRRSILRACLEHLHSYATVALLYPRAVLHRHRVYTWKQWMEELVCDMTVDHCQAVYHHYEMQFAPQSPASTCQFLSSVEMALQHHAAETNTRLLRQVERLKAEGASVPVCEEQLQEIERCIKVFLHEDAELASFSLAGIIISALCALTRRNLVMEGAAASAGEQLVELTSRDGAWFLEELCSMSGNITCLVQLLKECQLQSHDLDVLSPEDTSQAVYLANGVYTCLQELNTNFRQIIFPEALRCMLKGESTLESMLSELDSLIEQCADGVSLQGLGEALQAHLRNTAMGLDEDADAHYLEVTRVLRVQYSELIQPRNMEGSIQDTPKMSAGQMLLVAFDGMFAQLESAFGLLIDKLNSMDVPPAWRKVDVIWEARATQAHFFDSTQTRQVLEEIFFLKRLQTIRDFFRLCASFSQTLSGTCPSPADVEPPPSNGPVSLAKPLYRGSTVVSEDQMTRPIKAFTADFVRQMLMGLPTQALGLALCSALSALGTDLIAQVEAKDFGAEGKVSLDDLCKKAVEQGVQAGRISQLLLNRATVLASSYDTAWKKLDLVRRLELSIDACKVSLQRAQLHIAMFQWQHEDVLGTRSQPLTVSPPPRSIILSNMKKKLYKLSQDDAAIASVQEKLASLEGSIEQRLKWAGGANPALAPVLQDFESTISERRALVVKESQRATQVTFLCGTVLNFESLRTRTPEALSMDAALFDLVKRCQATCSYAAQFSTSVSPLELQLLHRLSPVMELSIGAPEWLACAQKHLSQEMASQRAGQEEREQQLDNVTETLQLLVDTIKGTLSNHNRLLADVKHLLRAMAKDEESALADGEEVMYEGSVRQFLCEYKAWQDNVQIVLFTVVQATGQPRSEEQVELLQEIPSTLKELKAQSQSVYNGLVGFASPLVTDRGSECASPTSTVQTSFAAAVRCSGVKTQPDSMSQNARKALPRNLGTPADTPPSTLIITNKSLAPSPKRTVRDPKTGRAVQERNSYAVSVWKRVKAKLEGRDVDPNRRMSVTEQVDYVIKEATNLDNLAQLYEGWTAWV; encoded by the exons ATGAGCCGCAAAGCCCTCGGGTCTCGGCTTAGCAGCGCCCAGAAACTGCACCGGAACTGGAATGACTGGCAGCCCAG aggcGACAGCACGTCAGCCAGCCAGGAAGGTGTAAAGTGCAGCGTCTCCAGAGAGCACAGCAGTTCAGCAGCTGTTTACGAGCCTGCGCACTCCGAGCAGCCGGGAACGCCGCCGCTGCACCATGACACCTACGCCACTCACAGCTCACTGGAAgaaggag GTGTGTATGACGCTGATGGAGGCCACAGTGAAAATACATTTGGTTGGAAGTCGCTGGGGCAAGAGTTGAGGATCAACGATGTGACGGTGGATTTATCAAGTTTTCAGCATGGACATCGTGCTTTAGCTGCTAAGGACATGAGGAAATCACAGG accgACCGCAGGCTCATTCTGATGAGTCTCGGCTCGCCAATCTTCTGCGGAGGGTGTCGCGGGAGGACGACCGGGACCGCAGACTGGCTACCTTGAAACAAATGAGGGAACTTATCGTGCACTCGGAAAACAAGGTG GTCCTGGTTAAACAGTTGGATACCATTTTGAGCACCCTGAATGACATTTTGAATGAaag CAGTAAACTCCTCCATGAGCTGCGACAGGAAGCGGCCTGCTGCCTGGGTTTGCTCTGCGCCGCCCTCAGCTACGAGGCCGAGAAGATCTTCAAGTGGATGTTTATGAAGTTCAGCGGCTGCAGTAAGGACGAGGTGAAGCTGCTCTACCTGGTGGCCGTGTACAAGGCTCTGGAGACGGCGGGGGAGAAGAAGGCGTTCTCGCCGGTCATGCAG TTGGTGATGAGCAGCCTCCAGTCCATCCTGGAGAACCTGGACACCCCGGAGCTGCTGTGTCAGAGTGTGAAGTGCATCCTGCTGGTGGCGCGCTGCTACCCGCACGTCTTCAGTACCAACTTCAGA GACACGGTGGACATCCTGGTGGGGTGGCACATCGatcacacacagaaacaggCTCTCACTCTGCAGGTGTCGG GCTGGTTACAGAGTCTGGAACAGTTCTGGGTGGCTGATCTGGCCTTTTCTACGACGTTGTTGGGTCAGTTTCTGGAGGACATGGAGGCGTACGCAGAG GACCTGAGCCACGTGGTGTCTGGAGAGGCCGTGGACGAGGACGTCCCCCCACCCGCCGTGTCTCTGCCCAAACTGGCGGCTCTGCTGCGCGTCTTCAGCACGGTGGTGCGCAGCATCGGGGAGCGCTTCAACCCCATCCGGGGCCCGCCCATCACCGAGGCGTACGTCACCGAC gtgttAAACCGCGTGTTGACGTGCATCACCACGGCTAAGCAGGTTTACTTCTCGGAGGCCGTGCTGACGGCGGGgaacgagtgtgtgtgcgtgctgctGACCAGCATGGACTCGAGCAGTCAGCTGAGCGGAGCGGTGATCTCCTACGGACTGGACCAGCTGGAGAGCTGCCGGTCGTGTAGCGCCGAGTACAGCATGGCCGTCCTGAACCTGCTCACGCTG aTTGTTGATCAGATAAACACCAAGCTTCCCGCTACATTTGTAGAAAAGCTGCTGTCTCCGAACTCCCAGCTCCTCGAGCTGCGCttccacagagagagagag GTGATGGTTGCGGCCCACTCCGTGTACCAGGCGGTGCTGAGCCTAAAGAACATCCCCATCCTGGAGGCGGCGTACAAGCTGGTGCTGGGGGAAATGGGCTGCGCCGTCAACAGCCTGCTGGCGCCGCTGGGTCTCCCGCCGGCGTGTCCGTCCATCCAGCACACGGCGTTCGCCCAGCTGCAGCTCCGTCCCGACCGAGCCGAGTTCGTCCTCATCTTCAACCTCAGCACGCTCACCACCATCGGCAACACCAAGAACTCCCTGATCGGG ATGTGGGCGCTCTCTCCCACCGTGTTCGCGCTCCTCAGCCAGAACCTGGTGTTGGTTCACAACGAGCTGGCCGTGCACTACCCTGCGGTCCAGTACGCCGTCCTCTACACACTCTACTCACACTgcaccag ACACGACCACTTCATCTCCAGCAGCCTCAGCTCCTCAAGCCCCTCCCTCTTTGATGGTGCGGTCATCAGCACGGTTACCACGGCAACCAAAAAGCATTTTAGCACACTTCTTAGTCTGTTGGGGTCGCTCCTGAGTAAGGACCATCTAAACCCTGAGGCCAG GAAGCTGCTGCTCACCTGGTCCCTGGAAGTCTGTGTGATGATGAAGAAATCTGAGACGTACTCCCCGCTCTTCTCCTTGCCCTCCTTTCAAAGGTTCTGTAAAGGAATTCTCTCAAATG CGTTGCATGAAGACCCCACTGTGTGTCTCCAAACCTGCAGCAGTCTCCAGGTCCTGTCCTCATCCCTCCCCATGGAGCTcttgcagag gtgtgtggATGTGTGCCGGGTGCAGTTGGTCCACTCGACTGTCCGAGTCCGACAGGCCTTCGGGAAGCTCCTGAGGTCCGTCCCACTGCACGTGGCCCTGAG CAGTAACCGCAGCTCCTCTGAGATTCATGAGATTTCTCTCGCCATCCGACGGCACATGAGCAAAGCGCCGAGCAACACCTTCCACCCGCAGGACTTCTCCGACCTCATCAGCTTCATTCTGTATGGAACCGTCCACCGCGGGGG taaggAGCCGTGGTTGGAGCGGTTGTACCACAGCTGTCAGCGGTTGGAGAAGCGCGAGTGTGCGGTGGTGCCGCGGTCTCTGCTGAAGACGGAGGCGGTGCTGTGGCAGTGGGCCGTGTGGGAAGCTGCTCAGTTCACCGTCCTCTCCAAACTGCGCACACCTCTGGGACGAGCCCAGGACACGTTCCAAACCATCGAAG ggaTGATCCGCAGTCTGGCGGCTCACAGTCTGAACAGCGAGCAGGAGTTGAGTCAGTGGAGTGGAGGAGAGAGTGATGAAGGTCACCACACCAACCAGCTCCGCCTCGCTCTGCTGCTGCAGTTCCTCGAGAACCTCGAGAAGCTCATGTACAACGCTTACGAAGGCTGCGCCAACGCCCTCACCGCCCCGCCCAAG GGCATCAGGACCTTCTTCTACACCAACCGTCAGACGTGTCAGGATTGGCTGACGAGGATCCGTCTGGCTCTGATGAGGGTGGGGCTTATGTCCGGCCAGCCGGCCGTCACCATCCGCCACGGCTTCGACCTGCTCACGGAGATCAAGAACAGCAGCTCACAG GGTCCTGAGATGGAGGTTCCCATCACCATGCTGGTGGAGGCGCTGTGTGAGCTGCGCTGTCCTGAGGCCATCCAGGGTCTGGCGGCGTGGAGCCTCACCCACATGGGGAAGAGCCTGGCCTGGGTGGGCTCTGTGGCGCTGCAGGCCGAGGGGAA GTTTGAGAAGGCAGCTCTGGAGTACCAGGAGCAGCTGTGTGCCGTCACTGGGGTCGACTGCTCCATCAAGGGCTTCGACAGATCCCTACTGAAGCTCTCCAACTCATCCACAGGCAACAGCTCCAGTCCTAAACACACAGCAAACG gagATGTTAAGAAGACTGTTCTGTTGAAGTCCAGCGAGTGTTCCCCCGAGGTCCTGAACTTCTTGGCCAATAAGGCGTGTGAGTGTTACGTGTCTCTGAGCGACTGGGCCTCGGTGCAGGAGTGGCAGGCCAGCATGATGGCGCTTAAAAAGAACAGCAACAGCTCGGCCACCGTCAACCTCAAGACCGACTTTAACTACATCAA agctcTGAGCAGGTTTGAGGATGGAGATTTCCCAGAGTGCCGTGCACAATTGGAGCTGCTTCCTGGAGAAGATTATGGCCTCCTTAACTCCAACACGAAGGACAAACTCG acctGAAGCGCCTCCTTCCCGCCGTACTCAGTCCTGATCCATCTGAGCTCCAGAAGGCCATCGAGGTCCAGCTGCTGAGGAGCGCCGTAGGAGCCATCACCTCCGCCAGTCACGAGCAGGACCAGAAAGTTCTACCTTCATCAGA TACTCTGGTGAAGTACCTGAAGCAGACGGGTCGGATCGCTCTGGGCCCCCTGCGCCTGTCCACACTCACCCTGTGTGACACTCTGCCCACGCTCGGCACCCTGCAGCTCCACTGTGCCAGCTCTTTGGAGACCTCGCTGTGCAGTCAGCACCCCTCTGag GAGTGTCTGGTCCCGCTGTACAGCGAGGCTCTGAGCACGTGCAAGCAGCAGGACGTTCAGCCGTGGCTCCACGCGCTCAGATACAGCACCTTTCAGAGGGAGATGTTTCTGAAGCTCAGAG GCTCGTCTGGTCCCGTGGACTCTCACCTGGTGGAGCTGTGTCTGACGGCGGTGAAGTTCGCCCGCAAGCAGGGGAACATCGCTCTCGCCACGCGCCTACTCGCCCAGTGCAGCAAACCGTCCACTGACGACACGGAGGACTCCGACCTGGTACAGGGCTTCAGGCAGTTGTCCCTAGAGGGCGTAGTGGCCGAGAAATGGGGCCCCGAGCTGAAGATCGAGAGGGCTAAAGTGCTGTTCACTGCAG GTCAGTCGGTGTCTGCGATGGAGATGTTGAGCTCGTGCGCGCTGTCCTACTGCCGCTCGGGGAAGTGCGAGCGCGCGGCGTGCCGCTCCATCCTCACCCTGTGTAAGTGGCTGCTGGCCGACTGGAAGGACCTGACGCCTCAACTCAAACAGGTGGTGAAGAGGAACAGCAGCAGCCCACCTACGGCCCTCGGCAAGAACGTCGCCGCCCTGCTGGAGCTGCCCGTGGAGGAGCAGGGTATACTGCGCATCACCACCGAGACCACAG TGAGCGTGGGAGTCGGGGAAGCAGATTTTGTCCTTGGCCAGCTGTACCAGCTCTCTGCCAGCCAGGCGCCCGAAGTGGCCAAGTCCTGGGCCGCCTTAGCCAGCTGGGCTTACAGATGGGGACGCAAAGTCGTCGATAACGCCAG TCAAGGAGAAGGTGTTCCTCTGCTCCCGGGAGAGAAGAAGGAGATCGAGGAGTTACTGCCGACCGGCACCAGTAACGAGGACAAGGAGATGATTTTTAGCATCCTGGGTCAGGCCATGTGTCGCCCCGCGGGAATTCAG GACGAGGACATGGCTCTGCAGAACGAGGAGGACGATGAGGACGACATGGTGGACGTGATCTGGAGGCAGCTGCTGAGCTCATGCCCGTGGCTGGCGGAGGTGGAGGAGGGCGTGACGGAGGGGCTGATCCGGGTGTGGAGGCGGGTGGTGGACCGGATCTTCAGCCTGTACCGCGTCTCCTGCAGGGCGTACTTCACCTTCCTCAAACTCAACGCCGGACAG ACGCCCATCGACGAGGACGACCCCAAACTCCTGCTGaaccctcagaacagcaagcaGAGCAACGACGACGTGATCGTCATGGCGACGCTGCGCCTGCTGCGCCTGCTAGTGAAGCACGCCGGGGAGCTGAGGGAGGGGCTGGAGCTCGGGCTGGCCTCCACGCCCACCGCGCCCTGGAGAG gcaTCATCCCTCAGCTGTTCTCCAGACTGAACCACCCCGAGGCGTACATTCGTCAGAGTATCTGCAGCCTGCTGTGTCGCGTAGCTCAGGACTCGCCCCACCTCATCCTTTACCCCGCCATTGTGGGCTCCATTTCACTCGGAGGAGAGGCACAGactgcag gTACGAAGCTGCCCTCGGCTCTGCCCACTCTGTTGGGGAACATGCCGGACGAGGCCCTGTGCGGGGGCGAGAGCGAGGGCGTCAGTCCCCCCGCGTCTCAGGAGAGCGGTCGAGGAGACGAGCTGGGACTTTGCTCCATGGAGGACCAGGCCATGATGCAGGACTGCTACAGCAAGATTGTGGACACGCTCTCCGGAGCGAACCCCACCATGGTGCAGCAG gtgcaGATGCTGGTTGGGGAGCTGCGCAGGGTGACTGTCCTGTGGGACGAGCTGTGGCTGGGCGTCCTACAACAGCAGCACATGCACGTCCTGCGCAGGATCCAGCAGCTTGAGGACGAAGTCAAGAGAGTCCAGAACAACAACACGCTGCGCAA GGAGGAGAAGGTGGCCATCATGAGGGAGAAACACTCCGCCCTGATGCGGCCCGTGGTCTTCGCTCTGGATCACGTGCGCAGCATCACTGCCGCCGCCGCAGAGACGCCTCATGAGACGTGGTTCCAGGGGATGTACGGCGACGCCTTACACAACGCTCTGGAGCGACTGAGGAACCCGCAGAACCCGGCCAACCCCGCCAACAGCTGGGTTCCCTTCAAACAG ATCATGTTGAGTCTGCAGCAGCGAGCTCAGAAGCGAGCGAGTTATCTCCTGCGTCTGGAGGAGATCAGCCCTCGCCTAGCCTCCATGTCTCACACCGAGATGGCTCTCCCAGGCGAGGTGTCCGCCACCGACACCATCACCATCCACAACGTGGGCAGCACCATCACCATCCTGCCCACCAAGACCAAGCCCAAAAAACTTTACTTCCTCGGCTCGGACGGCAAAAACTACCCGTACCTCTTCAAAG GTCTGGAGGATTTACATTTAGATGAGCGGATCATGCAGTTCTTGTCTATAGTTAACACGATGTTCACTAAAGTAAACCAGCAGGAGAGTCCACGCTTCCACGCCCGTCACTACTCGGTCACGCCCCTCGGCACTCGCTCGGGTCTCATCCAATGGGTGGACGGGGCCACGCCCCTGTTCGGTCTTTATAAACGCTGGCAGCAGCGCGAGGCCGTGCTTCAGGCTCAGAAG GCCCAGGACTCGTTCCAGCAGCCCCAGAACCTGCCCATGGTGCCACGCCCCAGTGAGCTCTACTACAGTAAGATCGGTCCGGCTCTGAAGGTGGTGGGTCTCAGCCTGGACGTGTCGCGCCGCGATTGGCCGCTCAGCGTCATGAGGGATGTTCTGCGGGAGCTGATGGAGACCACTCCCCCTAACCTGCTGGCCAAAGAGCTGTGGTGCTCGTGTACCACGCCCAGTGAGTGGTGGAGGGTCACACAG TCGTATGCCCGGTCCACTGCTGTGATGTCGATGGTGGGTTACATCATCGGTTTAGGAGACCGTCACCTGGACAACGTGCTGATCGACATGACGACTGGCGAGGTGGTGCACATCGACTACAACGTCTGCTTCGAGAAAG GGAAAAGTCTGAGGGTTCCAGAGAAGGTGCCTTTCCGCATGACGCACAACATCGAGACGGCGTTAGGAGTCACAGGAGTGGAAGGGATCTTCAGACTCTCCTGTGAGCAG GTGGTCCAGATGATGCGTCGGGGCAGAGAGACCCTCCTGACCCTGCTGGAGGCGTTCGTGTACGACCCCCTGGTGGACTGGACGGCGGGCGGTGAGGTGGGCTTCGCCGGGGCGGTGTACGGAGGAGGGGGGCAGCAGGCCGAGAACAAGCAGAGCAAGAGGGAGATGGAGAGGGACATCACGCGCAGCCTGTTCTCCTCTCGCGTAGCCGAGATCAAG gtGAACTGGTTTAAGAACCGTGACGAGATGCAGGCGGTTCTGCCGCAGGTGGAGATGGCTGTGGAGGAGTACCTGAGTCTGCAGGAGCAGCTCGCTCAGGTGGACAAGGTGCAGGGCAAGCTGCTGGAGGAGATGGAGTTCCTGGAGGGAGCGGAGAGCAGAGTGGACCACCCCGTCCACACACTGGAGCACAG ATACTCGGAGCACACGCAGCTGCAGTCGAGACAGAGGACCGTACAGGACGCCATCCAGAGCAAGCTGTCGGACCTGGACCAGTGGATCTCTCAGTACCAGGCGGCGTTCGGGAGTCTGGAGGCCACACAGCTCGCCAGCCTCCTGCAGGAGATCAGCAGCCCCATAGACCTCG GTCCGCCCAGCTACGTCCCCGCTACAGCCTTTCTGCAGAACGCGGGTCAGGCTCACCTGATCAGCCAGTGCGAGGCCCTGGAGGCGGAGGTGAGCGCCCTGCTGCAGCAGCGCCGCTCCATACTGCGCGCCTGCCTTGAGCACCTGCACAGCTACGCCACCGTCGCCCTGCTGTACCCGCGCGCCGTCCTACACCGCCACCGCGTCTACACCTGGAAGCAGTGGATGGAGGAGCTGGTGTGTGACATGACGGTGGATCACTGCCAGGCCGTCTATCACCA TTACGAGATGCAGTTCGCCCCCCAGTCCCCGGCGTCCACGTGTCAGTTCCTGTCGAGCGTGGAGATGGCGCTGCAGCACCACGCGGCGGAGACGAACACGCGGCTCCTGCGCCAGGTGGAGAGGCTGAAGGCGGAGGGCGCGAGCGTGCCCGTGTGTGAGGAGCAGCTGCAGGAGATCGAGCGCTGCATCAAGGTCTTCCTGCACGAGGACGCCGAGCTCGCCTCCTTCAGCCTGGCCGGGATCATCATCTCCGCCCTCTGCGCCCTGACCAG GCGTAACCTAGTGATGGAGGGCGCGGCGGCGAGCGCGGGGGAGCAGCTCGTGGAGCTGACGTCCCGGGACGGAGCCTGGTTCCTGGAGGAGCTCTGCAGCATGAGCGGGAACATCACGTGTCTGGTGCAGCTGCTGAAAGAGTGCCAGCtccagtcacatgacctggacgTGCTCAGCCCCGAGGACACGTCTCAGGCCGTCTACCTGGCCAACGGGGTGTACACCTGCCTacag GAGCTGAACACCAACTTCCGTCAGATCATCTTCCCCGAGGCTCTGCGCTGCATGCTGAAGGGCGAGAGCACGCTGGAGAGCATGCTGTCTGAACTCGACTCGCTCATAGAGCAGTGTGCAGACGGCGTGTCCCTGCAGGGCCTGGGGGAGGCGCTACAGGCTCACCTCCGCAACACCGCCATGGGGCTGGACGAGGACGCAGACGCACACTACCTCGAGGTCACCAG GGTTCTGCGTGTCCAGTACTCTGAGCTGATCCAGCCTCGGAACATGGAGGGCTCCATACAGGACACGCCTAAGATGAGTGCGGGACAGATGCTGCTGGTGGCCTTCGATGGCATGTTCGCTCAGCTGGAGAGCGCCTTCGGGCTCCTGATCGATAAG TTGAACTCCATGGACGTTCCTCCTGCCTGGAGGAAGGTGGACGTGATTTGGGAGGCTCGGGCCACGCAGGCGCACTTCTTCGACAGCACGCAGACACGTCAGGTTCTGGAGGAGATCTTCTTCCTCAAGAGACTCCAGACCATCCGCGACTTCTTCCGGCTGTGCGCCTCGTTCTCTCAGACGCTCTCGGGTACCTGTCCTTCTCCCGCAGACGTCGAACCCCCGCCGTCTAACGGCCCCGTGTCGCTGGCGAAGCCCCTGTACCGCGGCTCCACGGTGGTGAGCGAGGACCAGATGACGCGCCCTATCAAGGCGTTCACGGCGGACTTCGTGAGGCAGATGCTGATGGGCCTGCCCACCCAGGCCCTGGGCCTGGCTCTCTGCAGCGCCCTCAGCGCTCTGGGCACCGACCTCATCGCCCAGGTGGAGGCCAAAGACTTTGGGGCCGAGGGGAAGGTGTCTCTGGACGACCTGTGTAAGAAGGCGGTGGAGCAGGGTGTCCAGGCGGGACGGATCTCACAGCTGCTGCTGAACAGGGCCACGGTGCTCGCCAGCTCGTACGACACGGCGTGGAAGAAGCTTGACCTGGTGCGCCGTCTGGAGCTCAGCATCGACGCCTGCAAGGTCAGCCTGCAGAGGGCGCAGCTGCACATCGCCATGTTTCAG tggCAGCACGAGGACGTCCTGGGGACTCGCTCTCAGCCCCTGACGGTCAGCCCTCCGCCCCGCTCAATCATCCTCAGCAACATGAAGAAGAAGCTCTACAAGCTCAGCCAGGACGACGCGGCCATCGCCAGTGTTCAG GAGAAACTGGCGTCACTAGAGGGCAGCATCGAGCAGAGACTGAAGTGGGCGGGCGGGGCGAACCCTGCTCTGGCGCCCGTGCTGCAGGACTTTGAGAGCACCATCTCGGAGCGGCGCGCTCTGGTGGTGAAGGAGAGTCAGCGCGCCACCCAGGTCACCTTCCTGTGCGGCACGGTGCTCAACTTCGAAAGTCTTCGCACCCGCACGCCCGAGGCCCTGAGCATGGACGCGGCTCTGTTCGACCTGGTGAAGCGCTGCCAGGCCACCTGCTCATACGCCGCCCAGTTCAGCACCTCCGTCTCCCCTCTGGAGCTGCAGCTACTCCACAGACTG AGTCCTGTAATGGAGCTGTCGATCGGCGCCCCCGAGTGGTTGGCGTGCGCTCAGAAGCACCTGTCTCAAGAGATGGCGAGTCAGAGGGCGGGGCAGGAGGAGCGCGAGCAGCAGCTGGACAATGTCACTGAAACGCTGCAGCTGTTGGTGGACACCATTAAAGGCACCCTGTCCAATCACAACCGCCTGCTGGCCGACGTCAAGCACCTGCTGCGTGCCATGGccaag gacgAGGAGAGTGCTCTAGCAGATGGAGAGGAAGTGATGTATGAGGGCAGCGTGCGTCAGTTCCTGTGCGAGTACAAGGCGTGGCAGGATAACGTGCAGATCGTGTTGTTCACGGTGGTGCAGGCGACGGGACAGCCGCGCAGCGAAGAGCAGGTGGAGCTCCTGCAGGAGATTCCCTCCACGCTCAAGGAGCTCAAAGCACAGagccagag TGTGTATAACGGCCTGGTGGGATTCGCGTCTCCCCTGGTCACAGACAGAGGAAGTGAGTGTGCGAGCCCCACCTCGACCGTGCAGACGAGCTTCGCCGCCG CTGTGCGATGCAGTGGCGTGAAGACGCAGCCTGACAGCATGTCTCAGAACGCCCGTAAAGCCCTCCCTCGCAACCTGGGGACCCCGGCGGACACCCCGCCCAGCACCCTGATCATTACCAACAAAAGCCTGGCTCCGAGCCCCAAGCGCACCGTCAGGGACCCGAAAACCGGCAGAG cTGTACAAGAGAGGAACTCGTACGCTGTGAGTGTGTGGAAGAGGGTGAAGGCGAAGCTAGAGGGGCGCGACGTCGACCCCAACCGGAGAATGAGCGTCACCGAGCAG GTGGATTACGTCATCAAGGAAGCCACGAACCTGGACAATCTGGCGCAGCTGTACGAAGGCTGGACGGCATGGGTGTGA